aaaaaagaaaagcaacaaatTCATGCCAGAAAATGACTTAAAGGATCAGCCCAGTGTGTTAAATTTCGGAAGATTTCAGATAATGTAATAGCAGAAAAAATGcattaatgattatattttgttTACTGTATAATGACCTGAAAATATGAGCCACAGCAGATTCTCTTTTATGTTTCATGTTTCACTCTGAATatttctgcactttgtttttgtattttgctgctgtaaacactgcaatttccccacggctggatcaataaagtcatattttatctcatcttattattttcattaatgaGATATTTCTTCAGATTAAGGCTCACTTGCTTTGCTATCCCTGTAGAGAAATtgggtctctgcattttacccatcctaatacaatcagttcctagcattagcattaacacagATGGAGTGGGTCCACCATGTTGCAGCAAAAAGTTTCAACAGTTGTTCCTAACGCAATGACATCTATTAATGTTGCCTACTATGTTTGAAAGTGAACCAGAGTGTTCATCCCTTTAAATAAAGCTGTAGTGCTTCattcacaatcatatgcctccttcaaatcacaacgtAAATATttaatgaaggaaaaccaagcctgtgaccatcagtagattgtcctcactgtgttgttttgtgtgtttttatgatgttttgccttttgtcagttgtccttcttgtcacctgcctataGGAACTACAGAAGGAAATCAGTACTGTTgatacaatctggcatatttactgctgcagttgttgtagatgtttattaatatgcactgtccctgatagataaataaataataaattgttttttgtgttgctAGGCAAACAAATCCATAATTCTTGCATATGGTAATTTCAAGCATCTGAGAGGACTCAAGGCATCCACAAGTAGTTCTTGCCTATATTTTCAAGTTGTTGAAAATCTACCCCAAAATCACCTATGATCACCTGTGACTAATCACAGGTGTTGTCAGATATTTATGGAGTTAAATCTGTGACTTAAGGGCTGTAAATACCTCTCCATGATCAGATTTAGTCAGATGGAATATGGAAATAACAAGTAACATGGAATGTTGGAAAAGTGCCTTAATTTTCCTATAAAAGCACGACATAATAACAGGTTATCTATTCTTATATTTAGGCTTGATTTTgacagagctgcagaaggaaagtGTGTGTTGTCAAATTCTGATCATTTCTCCCcctttttttggctcctgaccttTAAAAACTGACAACCTCCACACTGGCTCTAATGAAGGCTTTGGTGTTTTTGCAGTGGTATTAAGTTACCTGCAATTAATAACTTCACCACTAGAGGCCACTACATATAACACACTGAACTTGTACATTGATTTAGGGGTCAGGAATTGGTCCCGCGTTGTTTAGAGACTCAAGTTGATTCTCCTTATTTCCTATACTATTGTCTCACAACCCAAAACACAATGGGTAGCcaaaaaagcttaaaaaattaaaaggaaagacaaaaacacCTACCACTATTCTCTTCATTCTTCACCAAAGATAAAAATATTGACACCTCACTCTCCAATTTCTCCTGGCACATATTGGCTGTCTGCAGATATACAAGGAAAGACATTAAACTAAACATTCATATGCTTATAATACTACTTATATTTCTGTTAATGATGCATTGTTAGTCATAAGCCTTGAACATACAAGCTTCATAACACTGTATGATCCTTTTTGCTAAAATTTCAAATTTCAGTCTTACCTGAAGAGCTTGTGACAGGTTCCCCAGTGCCATGTTACTATTACCGTCATCACTAATCTGCTCCTGGATGCAGTGGCGAATGCTGTAGGATGAATGTGCCTCGACGGCATCCATCCATTTCTAAATGGGGAAATACCAGTACAGGCACAGTTAGATAAACCTGCTAGATTCTCAAATGTTGAGAATGTAACAGTAACATAGGAGGTGAATCTCATCTCACTTTTCTTGTTGCAATTGAATTTGTCTTTGAAGGGACCTTAAAATAAAGGACAGTTTCATCAAAGCACCTGAGCATGAAGAAGCAATGATCCCAAGGTTTGACCTGAAATGAGAAAATATGACTTTCCTGCACAGTCATAGAGTCAAACCGACCACAGATGAAGCATGTATGGACTAAGCATTTTTTGTTTCATCCTGGGAAGTTGATTTAATTATGATAATTCTAAGATTTTCATTACCTACCATGCAATAAGCTTGGGACAGAGACTTGCACCCCTGTTTCCTGACACCTGCCATGGCATCACCCCTAAGAAAAGAGAAAATAAGACATTGGAGTGGCTGAAATCTGcccataattaacccataaagacacaaacatccaccactgacctaaaccatctactgatctaaaatgtttagcaACTGTTGCTCCATTAaacctatcgatacatgtaaataattggtgtaaaatgcagtttatcatcttctcattgtcatcagatatgacccatttggacgttcagaggttctgtagtgaatgttgaaacaccatcatctttttcaacattgattcagcagtaaaacaaatggagttgacaaatgacagtggatggaaacatttgcTTTCTATTCAGCTAatggtatatattatatatttgtttctgatttgatctaataacctttgaatttactttgagccttaatgaacatctacatgatcagtaaattaaatatacagggtggggaagcaaaatttacaatgaacatttagttgttttttctcagcaggcactacatcaattgttttgaaaccaaacacatattgatgtcataatcatacctaacactattatccataccttttcagaaacttttgcccatatgagtaatcaggaaagcaaacgtcaaagagtgtgtgatttgctgaatgcactcgtcacaccaaaggagatttcaaaatagttggagtgtccataaagactgtttataatgtaaagaagagaatgactatgagcaaaactattacgagaaagtctggaagatactattaaagaagaatgggagaagttgtcacccgaatatttgaggaacacttgcgcaagttccaggaggcgtgtgaaggcagttattgagaaagaaggacacatagaataaaaacattttctattatgtcaattttcttgtggcaactaaattctcatgactttcaataaactaattggtcatacactgtctttcaatccctgcctcaaaatattgtaaattttgcttccccaccctgtatgacagtatgtgattttcactgaaaaatgcaaaatgaagaggataacattataagaaatggtgacaaatcacttggaAAAGACAACAACATTTGGAAGCTgcgacaaaaatagttgtgggtctttaaaagttaaatactactactattactactgataTCTTCTCTAGGAACTATTTGGTGAAAGTTGCTTTTATTTTAATAAGGGGATCAGGAAAGGATACTGTCATTAAAGACAACTCTCAGAAGGCTGAAGTAAGATAAGAATTGAAAAGAGATAAACTCTACCATGTAAAAAAATGTTAGTGACACAAAGTAGCATATAAATAAAGCAAACTCACTGTCGGGGGTACCAGGATATACTTCCATCTTCAATTACCACCCAGTGGGATCGCCATCCAAGAAAGCGTGAACTCTAGCAGAATTAGAATTTatgactgtatgtatgtgtttgtattcTTATCCAGCTGCACACAGTGATGAATTATGTAGAAACAGAAAACATTTTAACTACACAACATGTGACTTATACGATTCTGACATTACAAAAGTGAACTCTATTCCATAAAATGTGGAGGGGTCTGAACAAAACTATCACCTAGTTTATTTAGAGTCTAAAACAATACACTCCACCATCTGGGTACCTTCCAAAGAGGGCCTTCAATCTTCTGGACTCCATTGCTCACATCCTTTGGGAGAAAGAATCATAACTTTCAGACTGACAGGGCCATGTTTTCCCCTTCTGACGCTaaacattcagttcagtgtgaaatttaaaaaaaaaagcatgtgtaGTTTTAGGGGTAAAGAGCACATTTTAATTAACATAAGAGCTTATCGTATTGATTTATTTAGTCTTAAAGAAAAAATACGCTTGGCATAATCAAAACCTTAACCATCAGATAGCCAGTCAACACTGAAATATGTGATACTGAAAAAGAACACTGAAAGGTACATATGTGCACTTAGTGTGATACCAAAGTAAAGCTCTTCTTACGTACATGACACAGTGTCTAATAGTATGAGATGTATAATGGAAGTAAACTATACTTGGACCTAAGCACTCATGGAGTATTCAAAACTAGTAAAGGTGCATCTGTTTTGAATATGGATGAACATATgtattatattttacagaaatgTATTCATTTGATTGGATTTCAGTTTGTTAGTGGTGCAAGAACAGTCAGACTAGAGAAgccagaaaaacatgaaaatgaggaATCTTTTTGTTGTGTCTATGAATAAAAATCCTAAATCAACAGTAGTCCTGTTATCAGTTGGTCTAGTTGGATGGTGTGAGGTTTTGTCATTATGTGTGCCAGGAAGGTGGGAAAattggtttcttttcttcttgtaTTACAGAGGACAATGGAACATAATTCAGAGGATTTTGTTCTCACCTTTGATAGATAGGCAGCTAGAATCTGTCTTAGTTCATCAGTACGAGCCAAGTCAAGTGCTGTCTGCTCTGCAAGACAATAAATCACTGTACATTTCACTGCAAAGGAACAACACTAGAACATGGTGTTCACCACGCACATCTGACACTGAAGGCTTAAAATGTGACACAAAACATGTGATGCATTTTAATCATCTCAGCACTGACAAATGATTAGTGGGAATGATGAGAGTTGATGAAAGTTAAATGATGTACCATTGTTGTTTTTCAGACTGGGGCTGGCTCCAGACTTCAGCAGCTTTATAATGCACTGCTTCTGCCCTCTGTAGGCTGCACAGTGTAAGGGTGTGTTCCCCAACGCATCCCTGCACTGAATATTTGGAGCTTCCTCTCCActgagcttaaaaaaaaaaaaaagtgggccgTGGACACATAGAAAGGCAGAGGAGAGCAATATTTACACATTTGGCTGACTGAAAAACCTATTTGCAAACAACTCTCCACTTCACAATTGATGCAGACAAGTATGTGCAGTTTTTATAGTTGGagatttttaccctgcccccgaagaggaggcaaggggtacggtttttggtttggtttatttctttgtttgtttgttaacactctagcagcaaacctattggttcaattcataccaaatttggtttgtagattgccagccacccagaacagatctcatcacattttgggaacagcaggtcaaagttaaattttttaatgaattttttaaatcttttttttcccccatttacttataatggatgaaatttcacaagTCCGtggcagtaaaactattggttgaattcataccaaattgggcttatagattgtccgtgacccagaagagatgtgattacattttgggaaaagtacatcaaagttcaagtttcttatgaatttttaaatctttttttccctcctatttacttataaagggcaaaatttcaaatgtctataaaaacagcaattttgtttcaatttacttcaaacttggcacatatactgtatagaggttactgatatgctgacatcaccacatgcatagatgtcatgtcacatcagctggatcaatgtcaaaataagctacaacacatgcgaggggcggggtttgttgtgcctggtatgACTTGTTTTAGATTGTGGACAATATGCTGTAACGAGGGAAAAAAGGCACGTCTCCATGAAAGTTAGAGATCTTGAACCTTCACCTTCCACATGAAAATCCTCCTGCAGCTGAACCCACTGTAATCCTGCTTTTGTGCTGGTTCACAATagtaatctgaatctgaatagctatgaaacatgaaataaatgaactttCTCTGCATTAAGCCAGTGAAtgtgtgattactgatgtgtgaaCCATTACTGTTGAAATGTTATTAGATGAAGTAAATCTACAAATGGAATAATTTTGCAAAGACTCAAATGAATGCTAACCAGCTTGGATAAAGTGCACACGTCCCCCTCTCTGGCTGCCTCTAGAAGCTTCTCCTCCCGCCGCCGTGCTTCTCTTCTCTCTGCAGCTGCACAAGTCAAATACTATTTGAGAACAAGGACAGCTGATCTACAGTAATGAGAAGCCATcagccatttttaaaaaatctatcaTTTCATACCCTCCAGCATTGTTATGATTTCATCATCCTCTGTGACATCTTTGGGGATTTGGGCTGTTCCATTGATTATGTTGACACAAGCATCATACCGCAGCAGTAACAGAACAATCTCCTTCAGGGTCCAAAGTAAGATAATAGACATTTGGCCATCAGTTGCACAGAAAAAGCTTGGGATAAAGGGTAAAAGGGTAAAGTGAAGTATCCGACAGTCTTTGACAGCATTTGCAACTGACAATAGCTAGTCTGCAAGCACACCTCTCACTATATTACATCAGCTgccgagattttttttttttttttcttacctttctTCCAGTACAGGCTGCTTTGTGTAAAGGTGTGTCGCCCATATTATCTTGCAAATTCACATCAGCACCTGCCTGCAAATGTCTCAGACACATGGAATAAATGTAGACAGCTGATGACATTACGCAGAGGATATACAGCCTCAGATTGTATCTCACCTTGAGCAGTTCCTCCACAACATCCCTGTATCCCAAGTAGCTGGCCAGATGGAGAGACGTCCATCCTGAATTGGGCTTCCACCTAGCTGCCATGACAGACAGTAACATGAATAGCTTCCTCTGATGAAATTAAGTCAGGGAATTATCTTTAGTCCACTTACACCTGCAGTTGATGTTTAGAGAGATGCTTTGGTTGTTTCTTAACTGGAAGAGCCTCTGGATATGTGAGCAACTGCCCTCTTTGGCATGGAGGAGAAGCTGGTCCTCAAATGTACCTTCTTCCATCACCAATTCATCTAACTTGACGTGATACAGTAATAAAAAGATGTAACACTAACTTTAAATTGCTGTGTCAACAATAAAAACAGGTGAAACTAACTCAACATGGCTAATTCACTAACAACAAAGTTAGCAGCTTCTCAAAATTGggtttatttattgtgttttcttcCTTTTAAAATGTAAAGCTGAGAGGTTATAACACTTTTAGACTTACGGGTCGGGTTATAGTTGAACTGAAGCAGACTGTGGTTAAAGTGGTCCGAAAAAGTGGACAGACCAAACACCTGATTCTGAAACCTGAGAGTTTCAATCAGCTGACAGCCGGTGGAGGGAGTCACGTGACCAAACAGCTGCAGAACCGGTGCGTTCAGGGACGCAGCAGAGTGTACACTACCaccaaaatactaataaaaaatgaattaataaaggtattttaaaaagaaagtaaaaaaaacaagccAGAGTTATATAAATATGTGtctttcaccatttatttatttattcatttatttatttatttatattttttaaccaGCAACATTGACAAGTGGAGAGCCCGCCCCTTCCGTTGAACAATAGCCAATggatagagacaaaaaaaaatttttttttaaaagataatttcacAAGCCAATAATGTTGAGGTTTGTGGTAAgagtctttgagtacttagaaaagcgctatataaaaccgatttattattattattattattattattattattattattattattattagtagtagtagtagtagtagtagtagtagtagtagtagtagtagtattagtattattaaacattcatccatccatccatccatccatccatccatccatccatctgtctgtccatctgtccatccatctgtccatcatccatccatccattcatccatgcatccatccatctgtccatccatccatccatctgtctgtcagtccatctgtccatctacctgtccatcatccatccatccatgcatccatccatctgtccatccatccattcatctgtccattcttccatctgtccgtctgtctgtctgtctgtccgtccatccatccatccatccatccatccatccatccatccatccatccatccatccatacgtccatctgtctatccatccatctatccatgcaTCCATCTGCCTGGGAGATCCACCAGTTAATTTACTCAGATGCGTGTCTTTAGACaatgggaggaagctggagttcCAAAGAGAACCAACACAGACATAGGaggaacatacaaactccacacagaagggcCCACACACACACTAGAATCAAACTCAGGATCTTCATGTTTTGATGCAACAATGCTAACCGCTGCACCTATGGTTTAGTGAAGTAATATATAGTTTTGTGTGGAACAACTCGGTGGATTACATGTCTCATCACATGTATCACCCCTACTCGCCACATTATAAAGAGGTGAAAACCACTACAGgtttggtcatgttgaagctgcagagatatCCTCAGTGATTCTGAACAAATCGTGCTGAGAGAGAAACACAATGATGTCACCTTTGTGACTTTTGGGtgtgtattatttacatttacatgttttCACAGTCTCATGGgaacagttttaacccataaagacccaaacatccaccacctaccaaaacctactgatctaaactgtttaatacctgttgatcccctaatcctatcaatacaaataaataattagtgtaaaatgcagttggtcatcttttcatggtcatcagatatgacccatttcagagttcagaggctctgtagtgaatgtggaaacactgtcattttcagcaacattgattcaccagcaaaacccatggggtttaatacatgacagtggatggagactcttggtttgtgttcagttaatgatatattttactaaaaaaaagtcttcttttcttcagttttctctgttttggaaataataaccttcaactttaatctgagctttaatgaacatctgcatgttcagtgaattaaatacaggaaaatacctgatttatacttaaaaatgctaatatagagcataatattagaataaatgataataaatcagttaagaaaggttaaaaattgagaaaaattcatttggtaactggcataaaagtagcactgggtctttatgagttaaaacaaATTGTGACTTTCAGAACATGTCTCTGCACAGACAGCCAAAGTTTCATCCCTTCTTGTGTGTCTCATGGGACCTAACTTCAGGAAAAATATCTACAGTGGTAAATGGAAGGAGACAAATATTTTTtagaataaaaacaacagaacattttATGTGTATATCACATTTTGTGACAAGATACTTTACATAGGTTAAGACAAAAGACGAATGTACAACGTTTAGAGGACTATAAAGTATAGAATATAGAGGTAAAAACagaaatccttaaaaaaaaaaaaaaaaaaaggaacaagaaGTACACACATCATCAGGACAAGTTAAATGCAACTCTAAAAAGGTGAGCTTTGAGGTGTGATTTCAGTAGTTGTAATGATGTGCAATCACAGATGTGCTGTGGACATTGGTTACAGGGGATCACTACTTACTTTGGTTCAATTTCTCCAAAATAAGGTCCCATTGGGTGCACCAGTCCCTTTGGAGGAGTGGAGTGAAAAATACTCTCCTGCTTCTTCATTCCTTCCTCAGCTTGGGCCTTGTTTCCGGAAGCAGGTTCATCAAACTCTTCATCTGAACCTGAACTCTTACTACATCCTGAAATGCGAAACTTGGATTTTTCAGTTTCAGAAAAGCAGATCAGAACTAGTTCACTCTGAGTTAAACAAAACATGTGCCCAGTGAATGATAAAAGCCATTATCAATAGAACCAAGAGACATCGTTCGCCATAACAATGGGTCATCAAAATGCAGAGCTGCCATGTTAATTGAATGGAAGTAAAAAAAGAAGTCTGTACTCATGGGTTTGTGTTAATTTACAACAATAGGTATCAGCACAACAGAATAAAGAGCCTGAGTAGAGTGAAAAAAGATACATGCCTTCTGATATTGAGAACATATAttatactattatattattttgtgccggttattcattcattatttagtttttacactgaatgtagtatttACTTTCAATACAGGTACTAAAATCACCAACAAACTATCAACCACATATAAACAAACTCAATCACCCACCCATCTGTAACACCCACTGAATTAAAAGTTaagcttattatttacacacatctgtattactgTATCATCAAATGTTCGCTGTTcataaaaataacactgtgtcttacaaCCTCCATGTTccgtgtcagctgatagtttacatcaggggtgtcaaactcattttagttcaggggccacattcagttaaatttgatctaaagtgggccggaccagtaaaataataacataaaaatatataaatattgtcaactccaaacttttcgctatgttttagagtgaaaaaaagtacaattacattattaaaatgtttacatctacaaactatcctttcaaacaatgtgaataacatgaacaaactgaaaaaaaagtgtaattttagcactATTATGCTTCAGTTCATGCATTcagtatcatttccacatgtacattataacttacagatcacagtggatctacagatacacaagacatttaataacaggtggaatattattaaaattgcacttacttctcttaatacatttcaggttgtacatatttgttcaggatattcagatttttttttttttgttgcaaaattatacttcgctttagtgtaaatacatgaaaacatttacatttacaaagacaaaaaaattgagttatgagtatttataggttattatgacctacTTGACATTGacttgatctgaatgtggaacctgaactaaaataatggttgatatcttggtgtaatttttgcactaagagattttaaagatttttttttttatgttagcagaaccaacagggtctgcattggtatttatcgattacttattgttgattatttaaatgcatttattcgtagttgctttcaatgatcttgtatttgtgcactgatttatttatgtttgtcacattgcactttggatgtaggCTGATGTcagtggtaagctgcaaatgaattgcccctatgggataaataaagttttctgaatctgaacctgaatctgatttcacaaattcatcacagggactggaccctttggcgggccggatttggcccccgggctgcatgtttgacaacagtggtttacattatagctctgttagcttagctttgtttttagacagaaaacaaccacagtaaaaccactaatcacctcctttttctgtatggtttgtcaTGTCAATTGCTGTAATAAAGATTATTTTAGAaccatccaaacaaggtcagataacaaacaaacttttttttgactctgaaagttgtttctcATCCTCAACTTGGCCTTGGTGTGGCATAAGTTTTCGTCACCATTGGAAAACCACACAGTGACTTAAAACCCCTGTAGTGGTCCATACATTCACAGTGACAGCTGGCCCAGGAATGTGGATACATTCATTTCATATCATCTTTGGCAAATCACCAACACTCTTTATTAAATACACTAGTGATACTTTTAGGTCATTTCTGAATATTTGAAGGTGGAAATACTACACATagctgggtcaatatataattgagggacttttgaagtccatcgGGTGCATCTtgcatatatctttattaaaagtaaaaaaaaaaaaataataatattgttttttaaagttcattatgatcatgtctttaaaataaattcataattatttaattatggaaacaatcacttattaataaataattaatcctttcatgcatactggtcaccacagtggactattctccggctgttctcttgtatattcatgggtttggttgatttagttgcatatcagccaacacagtgaacgcttttgcatcatcccatacactgatattcataccattacagtaacttatgttcttgataaacctgatctgcaataacatgattgtgtgtaaatcaattgctaattgttattaaaccgtaattaacagttttcttaatcgaaaagttgtttttttatattatctccatgaagcgagtaagacctagtattagagtatgagtaTAGAGTATAAaaggtgaaaaaacatcagattagctggatcaaaaatgattttgttttatagctttcacacagtttaaaactttctgatattgcattttaaatacaatacaatataataatgtttctttg
The DNA window shown above is from Sphaeramia orbicularis chromosome 17, fSphaOr1.1, whole genome shotgun sequence and carries:
- the LOC115437949 gene encoding oxysterol-binding protein-related protein 1-like isoform X2, which gives rise to MTALDLARTDELRQILAAYLSKDVSNGVQKIEGPLWKSSRFLGWRSHWVVIEDGSISWYPRQGDAMAGVRKQGCKSLSQAYCMVPSKTNSIATRKKWMDAVEAHSSYSIRHCIQEQISDDGNSNMALGNLSQALQTANMCQEKLESEVSIFLSLVKNEENSALAAPILLKAKETSELSKETCSALRLCFELLSKQEEVW
- the LOC115437370 gene encoding oxysterol-binding protein-related protein 1-like is translated as MEEGTFEDQLLLHAKEGSCSHIQRLFQLRNNQSISLNINCRSRWKPNSGWTSLHLASYLGYRDVVEELLKAGADVNLQDNMGDTPLHKAACTGRKEIVLLLLRYDACVNIINGTAQIPKDVTEDDEIITMLEGMK
- the LOC115437949 gene encoding oxysterol-binding protein-related protein 1-like isoform X1 produces the protein MTALDLARTDELRQILAAYLSKDVSNGVQKIEGPLWKSSRFLGWRSHWVVIEDGSISWYPRQGDAMAGVRKQGCKSLSQAYCMVKPWDHCFFMLRCFDETVLYFKVPSKTNSIATRKKWMDAVEAHSSYSIRHCIQEQISDDGNSNMALGNLSQALQTANMCQEKLESEVSIFLSLVKNEENSALAAPILLKAKETSELSKETCSALRLCFELLSKQEEVW